Proteins encoded in a region of the Raphanus sativus cultivar WK10039 chromosome 8, ASM80110v3, whole genome shotgun sequence genome:
- the LOC108819106 gene encoding uncharacterized protein LOC108819106, with amino-acid sequence MSSFYEHYEFPYDSNQVHHLYDHNFYDNNQHQQFGFDPMSYNNSYNNWNGSEYEYEYETASASVAYSVSTLSEPKHLFYDPSYYTTTTTYESPPQFSIYCNVQGFNEPEFEEYDPTPYGGGYDIVATYGKPLPPSVNTCYPSSTADQGKPPSPPEIIAPVPLGIYGDGEEKKAVKKRVTFSEPLEEAKPLQPIQEEENDHQEEEEEDEDEEEEETEKDHSSSNETVDKVEVKALYVPSGYGLEATDLCEVIFGGYFPCVLRNKRRQEDENRAAEVTCWESTDSDPWKTTSDYLFGDSYPYGYEDGVGRRQFDISSYGYLRY; translated from the coding sequence ATGAGCAGTTTCTACGAGCATTACGAGTTCCCATACGATTCCAACCAGGTTCATCATCTCTACGATCATAACTTTTATGATAACAATCAACATCAGCAGTTTGGTTTTGATCCAATGAGTTATAATAATAGTTATAATAACTGGAATGGATCTGAGTACGAGTATGAGTATGAGACAGCCTCTGCATCTGTTGCTTACTCTGTCTCCACCTTGTCTGAGCCGAAGCACTTGTTCTATGATCCGAGTTActacacaacaacaacaacctacGAGTCTCCTCCTCAGTTCAGTATCTACTGCAATGTTCAAGGCTTCAACGAGCCGGAGTTCGAAGAGTACGATCCGACGCCATACGGTGGCGGCTATGATATCGTTGCAACATACGGGAAGCCTCTTCCTCCGTCGGTGAACACTTGTTACCCTTCTTCAACCGCTGATCAGGGTAAACCTCCTTCTCCTCCGGAGATCATCGCTCCTGTTCCTCTTGGAATCTATGGTGATGGTGAAGAAAAGAAAGCTGTCAAGAAACGTGTGACTTTCTCTGAGCCATTAGAGGAAGCTAAACCATTACAACCcattcaagaagaagaaaatgatcatcaagaagaggaagaggaagatgaagatgaagaagaggaggaaacaGAAAAAGATCACAGTTCAAGCAATGAAACTGTAGATAAAGTTGAAGTGAAAGCTTTGTATGTTCCATCTGGTTACGGTTTAGAAGCGACTGATCTCTGCGAGGTTATATTCGGAGGCTACTTTCCTTGTGTCTTACGTAACAAAAGACGACAAGAGGATGAGAATCGTGCGGCTGAAGTTACTTGCTGGGAAAGCACAGATTCTGATCCGTGGAAGACGACTTCAGACTACCTTTTCGGGGATTCGTATCCGTATGGTTATGAGGATGGAGTTGGAAGAAGACAGTTCGATATCTCCTCTTATGGTTATTTGAGGTATTAA
- the LOC108820792 gene encoding DNA-directed RNA polymerases I, II, and III subunit RPABC5 → MIIPVRCFTCGKVIGNKWDAYLDLLQLDYTEGDALDALNLVRYCCRRMLMTHVDLIEKLLNYNTLEKSDNS, encoded by the exons ATGATTATCCCTGTACGATGCTTTACATGCGGAAAG GTGATTGGAAACAAGTGGGATGCTTATCTCGATCTTCTCCAGCTTGACTACACTGAAGG GGACGCACTTGATGCACTCAACCTAGTTAGATACTGCTGCAGGCGTATGCTAATGACGCATGTTGATCTGATTGAGAAGCTTCTCAACTACAACA CTCTGGAGAAATCAGACAACAGTTAG
- the LOC108821690 gene encoding uncharacterized protein LOC108821690 — protein MSPSISLSLIKYFSYEAKMKSRNRNLATLSLMIITVLSWTKIVAGQEALLGKKVLPLCHRECMPICMKVTEATQEICDGACQAGCVQLQGRGTGLSATDQGVDMVIA, from the coding sequence ATGTCTCCTTCAATCTCCCTGTCTCTGATAAAATATTTCTCGTACGAAGCAAAAATGAAGAGCAGGAACAGAAACTTGGCCACCCTGAGTTTGATGATAATTACGGTTCTATCATGGACGAAGATTGTGGCTGGACAAGAAGCACTATTAGGAAAGAAAGTATTGCCATTGTGCCACAGAGAATGTATGCCAATTTGCATGAAAGTGACAGAAGCTACGCAAGAGATTTGTGACGGGGCATGCCAAGCTGGTTGTGTCCAGCTTCAAGGTCGAGGAACCGGACTTTCGGCCACTGATCAAGGAGTCGATATGGTCATTGCATAG
- the LOC108819375 gene encoding probable dolichyl-diphosphooligosaccharide--protein glycosyltransferase subunit 3A, producing the protein MAVHTTLPYRFFLSIALLSITAVSEPTDLTTELVSLRSSSESGVIRLNDVSKFITSVATPRPYSLIIFFNSIDLNSNPLQNFRREFGFVSASFIANNNNRSDVTNKLFFCEIDSSDSESFHRFGIQSLPQICLVDPSMENLRHHERGMMEEADVDGTAESVAEFVESRTKLTVGPIHRPPLLSKTQIGVIASLIAISAPFLIKKFLKGETFLHDSRFWQYGAVLVYFFSVSGTMHNIINSIPMYLRDPEDSNRLVFFYEEPEIQLGAEALSVGLLYTGVGLLLAYVTDALVRVRNVNEQRVAMVLVMVVSFLAVKRVVYLNNWKTGYQIQMYWPSSWQ; encoded by the coding sequence ATGGCAGTTCACACAACTCTCCCATATCGTTTCTTCCTCTCAATAGCATTACTATCCATCACCGCGGTTTCGGAACCAACAGATCTCACCACAGAGCTCGTTTCCCTCCGATCCTCCTCCGAATCAGGCGTGATCCGCCTCAACGACGTATCAAAATTCATAACCTCCGTAGCCACTCCCAGACCTTACTCCCTAATCATCTTCTTCAACTCCATCGATCTCAACAGCAATCCCCTCCAGAACTTCCGCCGCGAGTTCGGATTCGTCTCCGCCTCTTTCATcgccaacaacaacaacagatcCGACGTAACAAACAAGCTCTTCTTCTGCGAGATCGATTCATCCGACTCAGAGTCCTTCCACCGCTTCGGCATCCAATCCCTCCCGCAGATCTGCCTCGTCGATCCCTCCATGGAGAATCTCCGACACCACGAGCGAGGCATGATGGAGGAAGCCGACGTCGACGGAACCGCGGAGTCCGTGGCGGAGTTCGTCGAGAGCCGAACCAAACTCACCGTCGGTCCGATCCACCGCCCGCCTCTCCTGTCCAAGACGCAGATCGGCGTGATCGCATCCCTAATCGCGATCTCGGCTCCTTTCCTCATCAAGAAGTTTCTAAAAGGAGAAACGTTTCTCCACGACAGTAGGTTCTGGCAATACGGCGCCGTTTTGGTCTACTTCTTCAGCGTCTCGGGTACCATGCACAACATCATCAATAGCATCCCTATGTACCTCAGAGATCCCGAGGATTCGAACAGGCTCGTTTTCTTCTACGAAGAACCGGAAATCCAGCTCGGGGCGGAGGCGCTTTCGGTTGGGCTTTTGTACACTGGGGTTGGGTTGCTCTTGGCGTATGTCACTGACGCGCTTGTGCGTGTTAGGAATGTCAATGAGCAGAGGGTGGCTATGGTGTTGGTTATGGTTGTGTCGTTCTTGGCTGTGAAGAGGGTTGTTTACTTGAATAACTGGAAGACTGGGTATCAGATTCAAATGTATTGGCCATCTAGTTGGCAGTGA
- the LOC108819376 gene encoding nuclear transport factor 2B produces MAETNKGRSEEEVARAFVNHYYHLFDNDRSSLSTLYNPTSLLTFEGQKIYGVEDISNKLKQLPFDQCRHLISTVDSQPSSMAGGCGGILVFVSGSIQLHGEDRPLRCDGVGVGCEGAGNGGVAEIAVEGVGGDDGSVRSLGGGVKRS; encoded by the exons ATGGCAGAGACAAATAAAggaagaagtgaagaagaagttgCAAGGGCCTTTGTGAATCACTATTACCATCTCTTTGACAATGATCGATCTTCTCTTTCCACTCTCTACAATCCCACCTCGTTGCTTACTTTCGAGGGCCAAAAGATCTACGGCGTGGAAGATATCTCCAATAAGCTCAAACAACTTCCGTTCGATCAGTGTCGTCATTTGATTAGCACCGTTGATTCTCAGCCGTCTTCAATGGCCGGTGGCTGTGGCGGAATCCTTGTTTTTGTGAGTGGTAGCATCCAGTTACACGGCGAGGATCGTCCTCTTAG ATGCGACGGTGTTGGTGTAGGATGCGAAGGTGCCGGTAACGGTGGGGTAGCAGAAATAGCGGTGGAGGGAGTTGGCGGTGACGATGGCAGTGTAAGGAGTTTAGGCGGTGGTGTAAAGAGGTCTTAG